From the Flavobacterium gyeonganense genome, the window TATATTACTAAGTTACAACATTTAAGCTTATAAAAAACATTTTTAACGTATTTTTTATTACTAAAAATCTTGTTTTCAGCAAATTACCACTAAAACAACAACTTTAAACGATTTTTCAACAAAAAATTACAATCTGTTATATTTTATATTTTCCATAATTTCGACTAATTCTTCCTGAACCGAAATTCCCTTGTCAGCTAAATACCACAATTGCAAATCAGTTTTGATTTTTTCATCTATAACCCCAAAATCCCTTTTATAATTTGCCATCAATTCTGCCGCTCCTTTTGGTCTTGGCCCCCAGTCTGCACGCACGATTCCGGCTTCTTTACAAATCACGATAACTTTTGGTATTGCCCTTCCGCCATTTGTTAAATACTGGCTCATCAATTCGTCATTTTGATCTCTTAAAACAATTCTTAGATCAATTTTCTTATCCGATGCAGTAGCCATCTTGTTCAATATTGGAAGTATTTGAGCTGCATCACCACACCAGCCTTCAGAAATAACCAGCCATATGTAATGATTGTCTAAATTTTGAAGCTTCGAAATTATATCTTCAGAAATTTTTATGGTTTTCTCCAAACGATTCATTCTGGCTTCGTTCAGGCTTGTGTAATACGTTAAGCTTTCAGATTGTT encodes:
- a CDS encoding thioredoxin family protein; translation: MKSIVAKALFNSHSYTEYRKLVTDLLSEGKSTGEEQSESLTYYTSLNEARMNRLEKTIKISEDIISKLQNLDNHYIWLVISEGWCGDAAQILPILNKMATASDKKIDLRIVLRDQNDELMSQYLTNGGRAIPKVIVICKEAGIVRADWGPRPKGAAELMANYKRDFGVIDEKIKTDLQLWYLADKGISVQEELVEIMENIKYNRL